One segment of Bradyrhizobium sp. CB2312 DNA contains the following:
- a CDS encoding CAP domain-containing protein encodes MHGVVGGLIAGLLLLAAAPAMAESPAEQISSFRLKHGEVRVVRDATLDRIAMDQARAMAAKDDLSHDALGPFNKRVAPAGAGRAAENIAYGYDNFEKTLGQWIDSSGHRKNLLLHNASRVGIASAKNASGKRTYWAMVIAGDYEPKGKKNKDKEPLVAVKRETAPASKPKSSGCHIKLLGLCI; translated from the coding sequence ATGCACGGTGTGGTTGGCGGCCTGATCGCCGGCCTTCTGCTGCTGGCGGCCGCCCCGGCCATGGCCGAGTCTCCGGCCGAGCAGATCTCGAGCTTCCGCCTCAAGCACGGTGAAGTCCGCGTCGTCCGCGACGCAACGCTGGACCGCATCGCCATGGACCAGGCGCGCGCGATGGCGGCGAAGGACGACCTCAGCCATGACGCTCTCGGTCCATTCAACAAGCGCGTCGCCCCGGCCGGCGCGGGCCGCGCCGCCGAGAACATCGCCTACGGCTACGACAATTTCGAGAAGACGCTCGGACAGTGGATCGACTCCTCCGGGCATCGCAAGAACCTGTTGCTGCACAACGCTTCCCGCGTCGGCATCGCCAGTGCCAAGAACGCCAGCGGCAAACGCACCTATTGGGCGATGGTGATCGCCGGCGATTACGAGCCCAAGGGCAAGAAGAACAAAGATAAGGAGCCGCTGGTCGCCGTGAAGCGCGAGACTGCGCCCGCGAGCAAGCCGAAATCCAGCGGTTGCCACATCAAGCTGCTCGGCCTCTGCATCTGA
- a CDS encoding serine/threonine protein kinase encodes MSLPKDDAASLSARWTEGVLLKRDVFSTVERGRFRGDAGEVDAVLRRLDEVPWWSFLLARHLFAREKHALALAKGLNVGPELLWAGRRALVRGFVDGVALHLAKPHGDLAYFRSAKAVLRRLRRAGICHNDLAKEQNWLVGRDGRAYVTDFQLAACFNRRGRLYRILAYEDLRHLLKHKRSYAPEALTPRERKVLAKKSFAASLWLATGKKVYRAITRGLFNFTDREGGGRRLVNDAPVLAELIRKNPAVRDTAIVAFADRRSGVGLYAFVEADQATLEGQIRTELTAAKGPKPPEHIQVVHALPRDPSGKPRTEILQLVAMNQLDLIEPMMRNDQDRAFLKDILEQRKNLRDRFNFEADLPTT; translated from the coding sequence ATGAGCCTCCCTAAAGACGACGCCGCGTCACTGTCGGCGCGCTGGACCGAGGGCGTGCTGCTCAAGCGCGACGTGTTCTCGACCGTCGAGCGCGGCCGCTTCCGCGGCGATGCCGGCGAGGTCGATGCGGTGCTGCGCCGGCTCGACGAAGTGCCGTGGTGGTCGTTCCTGCTGGCGCGCCATCTGTTCGCGCGCGAGAAGCATGCGCTGGCGCTCGCCAAGGGCCTGAACGTCGGCCCCGAGCTGCTGTGGGCCGGACGCCGCGCGCTGGTGCGCGGCTTCGTCGACGGCGTCGCGCTGCATCTGGCCAAGCCCCATGGCGACCTCGCCTATTTCCGTTCGGCCAAGGCGGTGCTGCGCCGGCTGCGCCGCGCCGGCATCTGCCACAACGATCTTGCCAAGGAACAGAACTGGCTGGTCGGCCGCGACGGCCGCGCCTATGTGACCGACTTCCAGCTCGCAGCATGCTTCAACCGGCGCGGCCGGCTCTATCGCATCCTCGCCTATGAAGACCTCCGGCACCTGCTCAAGCACAAGCGCTCCTACGCACCCGAGGCGCTGACGCCGCGCGAGCGCAAGGTTCTGGCGAAGAAGTCGTTCGCCGCGAGCCTGTGGCTTGCCACCGGCAAGAAGGTCTATCGCGCCATCACCCGCGGCCTGTTCAACTTCACCGACCGCGAGGGCGGCGGCCGACGGCTCGTCAACGACGCACCGGTGCTGGCCGAGCTGATCCGCAAGAACCCGGCCGTGCGTGACACCGCCATCGTCGCCTTTGCCGACCGCCGCTCGGGCGTCGGGCTCTATGCCTTCGTCGAAGCCGATCAGGCCACGCTCGAGGGCCAGATCCGCACCGAGCTGACTGCTGCGAAGGGCCCGAAGCCGCCGGAACACATCCAGGTGGTGCACGCCCTGCCGCGCGATCCCAGCGGCAAGCCGCGCACCGAGATCCTGCAGCTGGTCGCCATGAACCAGCTCGACCTGATCGAGCCGATGATGAGGAACGACCAGGACCGCGCCTTCCTCAAGGACATCCTGGAGCAGCGCAAGAACCTGCGCGACCGCTTCAATTTCGAGGCGGACCTGCCAACCACCTAG
- the trmFO gene encoding methylenetetrahydrofolate--tRNA-(uracil(54)-C(5))-methyltransferase (FADH(2)-oxidizing) TrmFO yields the protein MTGPQSNIVHVIGAGLAGSEAAWQVAKSGVPVVLHEMRPTRMTEAHRTDGLAELVCSNSFRSDDAANNAVGLLHAEMRRLDSLIMRAADANQVPAGGALAVDRDGFSAAVTKALNDHPLIEITRGEIAGLPPADWSNVIVATGPLTSAPLADAIRELTDENALAFFDAIAPIVHRESIDMSVAWFQSRYDKVGPGGNGADYINCPMTKEQYDGFVAALIAGEKTEFKEWETNTPYFDGCLPIEVMAERGPETLRHGPMKPVGLTNPHDPATKAYAIVQLRQDNKLGTLYNIVGFQTKLKYGEQQRIFRTIPGLEKAEFARLGGLHRNTFLNSPKLLDGQLRLRAQPRLRFAGQMTGCEGYVESASVGLIAGLYAAADARGERLASPPATTALGSLLGHITGGHIETIEPGTRSFQPMNINFGLFPPLASVPTKKPDGTRLRGNEKTVAKKQAMSALALADLDRWIADHLRIAAAA from the coding sequence ATGACAGGACCCCAATCCAACATCGTGCACGTGATCGGTGCCGGCCTTGCCGGTTCCGAGGCCGCCTGGCAGGTGGCCAAATCAGGCGTGCCCGTCGTGCTGCACGAGATGCGGCCGACCCGCATGACCGAGGCCCACCGCACCGACGGGCTTGCCGAGCTCGTCTGCTCCAATTCGTTCCGATCGGACGACGCCGCCAACAACGCCGTCGGCCTGCTGCATGCGGAGATGCGCCGGCTCGACTCGCTGATCATGCGCGCGGCCGATGCCAACCAGGTGCCCGCCGGCGGCGCGCTCGCGGTCGACCGCGACGGCTTCTCGGCCGCCGTCACCAAGGCGCTGAACGACCATCCCCTCATCGAGATCACCCGCGGCGAGATCGCGGGCCTGCCGCCGGCCGACTGGAGCAACGTCATCGTTGCGACCGGTCCCCTCACCTCTGCCCCGCTCGCCGATGCCATCCGCGAGCTGACCGACGAGAACGCGCTCGCCTTCTTCGACGCGATCGCGCCGATCGTGCATCGCGAGTCCATCGACATGTCGGTGGCCTGGTTCCAGTCGCGCTACGACAAGGTCGGTCCCGGCGGCAACGGCGCCGACTACATCAACTGCCCCATGACCAAGGAGCAGTATGACGGCTTCGTCGCCGCGCTGATCGCCGGCGAGAAGACCGAGTTCAAGGAGTGGGAGACCAACACGCCCTATTTCGACGGCTGCCTGCCGATCGAGGTGATGGCGGAGCGCGGCCCCGAGACCTTGCGCCACGGCCCGATGAAGCCGGTCGGCCTCACCAACCCGCACGATCCCGCCACCAAGGCCTACGCAATCGTGCAGCTGCGCCAGGACAACAAGCTCGGCACGCTCTACAACATCGTCGGCTTCCAGACGAAGCTGAAGTATGGCGAGCAGCAGCGCATCTTCCGCACGATTCCCGGTCTGGAGAAGGCCGAGTTCGCCCGTCTCGGCGGCCTGCATCGCAACACCTTCCTCAACTCGCCAAAGCTGCTCGACGGCCAACTGCGCCTGCGCGCGCAGCCGCGGCTGCGCTTCGCCGGCCAGATGACGGGCTGCGAGGGTTATGTGGAGTCCGCCAGTGTCGGCCTGATCGCCGGCCTCTATGCGGCAGCCGACGCCCGCGGGGAGAGGCTGGCGAGCCCACCGGCGACGACGGCGCTCGGCTCGCTGCTCGGCCACATCACCGGCGGTCATATCGAGACCATCGAGCCGGGCACGCGCTCGTTCCAGCCGATGAACATCAATTTCGGCCTGTTCCCGCCGCTCGCGAGCGTGCCGACGAAAAAGCCCGACGGCACGCGACTGCGCGGCAACGAGAAGACCGTAGCCAAGAAGCAGGCGATGAGCGCGCTGGCGCTCGCCGATCTCGATCGCTGGATCGCCGATCACCTGCGCATCGCTGCCGCCGCGTGA
- a CDS encoding DUF1127 domain-containing protein — protein MLLSLIRMIQAFRDYQRNVAELSQLSDRELADIGLDRSDIPRVAAGQYQG, from the coding sequence ATGCTGCTCTCGCTCATCCGCATGATCCAGGCTTTCCGGGACTATCAGCGCAATGTTGCCGAGCTGTCCCAGCTCAGCGATCGCGAACTGGCCGACATCGGCCTCGATCGCTCGGACATCCCGCGCGTTGCCGCCGGTCAGTATCAGGGCTGA
- a CDS encoding lytic murein transglycosylase: MTPTVSRLALAALALSASILSAQPTLAAVACGSGNFDAWLADFKADAAAKGISQQAIAAGLAGVTLDQSVLNRDKSQKVFTQTFEEFSGRMVPPRMTRGSNMMKQYGSVLSRIEQTYGVPGEVLVAIWGLETDFGVNTGKFATIRSLATLAYDCRRSEQFRAELMDALRIVQRGDLAPGDMKGAWAGELGQTQFMPSSWMKYAVDFDGNGKRDLLHNAPDVLASTANYLAGYGWQKGKDWQPGSPNFAVLQQWNKSEVYSKTVAYFAARLAHAP; the protein is encoded by the coding sequence ATGACCCCGACGGTTTCTCGTCTCGCTCTTGCAGCCCTCGCCCTCTCCGCATCCATCCTGTCCGCCCAGCCAACGCTCGCTGCGGTCGCCTGCGGCTCCGGCAATTTCGACGCTTGGCTTGCCGACTTCAAAGCAGACGCCGCGGCCAAGGGCATCTCGCAGCAGGCCATCGCCGCCGGGCTTGCCGGTGTGACCCTCGACCAGAGCGTGCTCAACCGCGACAAGTCGCAAAAGGTCTTCACCCAGACGTTTGAAGAGTTTTCCGGCCGCATGGTGCCGCCGCGAATGACGCGCGGCTCCAACATGATGAAGCAATACGGCTCGGTGCTGTCGCGCATTGAGCAAACCTATGGCGTGCCCGGCGAGGTGCTGGTCGCGATCTGGGGGCTCGAGACCGATTTCGGCGTCAACACCGGCAAGTTCGCCACCATCCGCTCGCTGGCGACGCTGGCGTATGACTGCCGGCGTTCGGAGCAGTTTCGCGCCGAGTTGATGGATGCACTGCGCATCGTCCAGCGCGGCGACCTGGCCCCAGGCGACATGAAAGGCGCCTGGGCCGGTGAGCTCGGCCAGACCCAGTTCATGCCGTCGTCCTGGATGAAATACGCCGTCGACTTCGACGGCAATGGCAAGCGCGATCTCCTGCACAATGCGCCCGACGTGCTCGCCTCAACTGCCAATTATCTCGCCGGCTATGGCTGGCAGAAGGGTAAGGATTGGCAGCCCGGCAGCCCGAACTTCGCGGTGCTCCAGCAGTGGAACAAGAGCGAGGTCTATTCCAAGACGGTGGCCTATTTCGCCGCCCGGCTGGCCCACGCCCCTTAA
- a CDS encoding DUF2189 domain-containing protein, translating to MATFYRGNVPTMAQPTDAAGPVIRTIQLSDLHDALKRGWEDFKAVPSHAIILCVIYPVLGLVLARVVMGYSVLPLLFPLAAGFALIGPFAALGLYELSSRRQRGEEASAWDAMEVLRSPSFGAMLGLGTLLLALFVTWVATAQAIYVSAFGYEGVTGISDFMTRVLTTPQGWWLIVVGCGAGFLFALAALCISAVSFPLMLDRHAGAFEAMVTSLRVVAKNPVPMAAWGLIVAGLLALGTIPAFLGLAVVIPLLGHATWHLYRKVIASEPGSRPVPPPPHRPRKPAADFPANLFPWRNRSDA from the coding sequence ATGGCCACATTCTACCGGGGCAATGTCCCAACGATGGCCCAGCCCACTGACGCGGCTGGACCTGTGATCCGAACCATCCAACTCTCCGACCTGCACGATGCGCTCAAGCGCGGCTGGGAAGATTTCAAGGCGGTTCCGAGCCACGCCATCATCCTCTGCGTGATCTATCCGGTGCTGGGCCTCGTGCTCGCCCGCGTGGTGATGGGCTATTCGGTGCTGCCGCTGCTGTTTCCTCTGGCCGCCGGCTTCGCACTGATCGGGCCGTTCGCGGCGCTCGGTCTCTATGAACTCTCCAGCCGGCGCCAACGCGGCGAAGAGGCGAGTGCCTGGGATGCCATGGAGGTCCTGCGCTCGCCCTCGTTCGGCGCCATGCTCGGCCTCGGCACGTTGCTGCTCGCTCTGTTCGTGACCTGGGTTGCGACCGCGCAGGCCATTTATGTGTCGGCGTTCGGCTATGAAGGCGTGACCGGAATCTCCGATTTCATGACGCGCGTGCTGACGACCCCGCAAGGCTGGTGGCTGATCGTGGTCGGCTGCGGCGCCGGCTTCCTGTTCGCTCTCGCCGCGCTCTGCATCAGCGCCGTGTCGTTCCCCCTCATGCTCGACCGCCATGCCGGCGCGTTCGAGGCGATGGTCACCTCGCTGCGCGTCGTCGCCAAGAACCCGGTGCCGATGGCGGCCTGGGGCCTGATCGTGGCCGGGCTGCTGGCGCTCGGCACGATCCCGGCCTTCCTCGGCCTTGCCGTGGTGATCCCCCTGCTCGGCCACGCCACCTGGCACCTCTATCGCAAGGTGATCGCCTCGGAGCCCGGCTCGCGTCCGGTGCCGCCCCCGCCGCATCGCCCGCGCAAGCCTGCCGCCGATTTCCCCGCCAACCTCTTCCCCTGGCGTAACAGGTCGGACGCCTGA
- a CDS encoding DUF3597 domain-containing protein produces the protein MSIFGKIMGAIFGSHPAAAAPAGSAPSSSAPSSGAPASAAPAGSAPAAAPAATVDVAAIVDKAAAAHKGEKLEWRTSIVDLMKALDIDSSLAARKDLAKELGYSGDMNDSASMNVWLHKQVMSKLAANGGKLPPEIKH, from the coding sequence ATGAGCATTTTCGGGAAAATCATGGGCGCGATCTTCGGCAGCCATCCGGCTGCCGCCGCACCCGCAGGCAGCGCACCGTCGTCCAGCGCGCCGTCGTCCGGCGCGCCCGCCAGCGCCGCGCCGGCTGGATCGGCGCCTGCTGCCGCGCCGGCGGCAACGGTCGACGTCGCTGCGATCGTCGACAAGGCTGCGGCCGCGCACAAGGGCGAGAAGCTGGAGTGGCGCACCTCCATCGTCGACCTCATGAAGGCGCTCGACATCGATTCCAGCCTCGCCGCCCGCAAGGACCTCGCCAAGGAGCTCGGCTATAGCGGCGACATGAACGACTCCGCCAGCATGAACGTCTGGCTGCACAAGCAGGTGATGTCCAAGCTCGCTGCCAATGGCGGCAAGCTGCCGCCGGAAATCAAGCACTGA
- a CDS encoding GNAT family N-acetyltransferase — MAASVRDNKDRSRFELDVGSEVAFANYRLTPSAVMITHTETPRALRGRGIASELVKGALELIRRDGRKVIAGCGFVVDYLDKHPEDADLVA, encoded by the coding sequence ATGGCGGCATCGGTACGCGACAACAAGGACAGGAGCCGCTTCGAGCTCGACGTCGGCAGCGAGGTCGCCTTCGCCAATTACCGGCTGACACCGTCGGCCGTGATGATCACCCATACCGAGACGCCGCGCGCGCTGCGCGGCCGCGGCATCGCGTCCGAACTGGTGAAGGGCGCGCTAGAGCTGATCCGTCGCGACGGCCGGAAGGTGATCGCCGGCTGCGGCTTCGTCGTCGACTATCTCGACAAGCATCCGGAGGATGCGGATCTCGTCGCTTGA
- a CDS encoding tetratricopeptide repeat protein: MRVALSFPALLAVLLSTAPLPAAAEGGPVWDACVGPTSTPEERVKACSTVIETRSESGHRLAGAYCNRGHGLTEERELDAALSDLDEAVRLAPDYACAFNNRGRVYSFKRDYDRAIADYDQAIRLDPSLALAYSNRGESRYNKGDLDGAFADFDAAIKRDPNYATAYTNRALVYYRRHDMAHALTDYTMRIKLAPSLLAYIDRGNVYRDSEQLDHAAADYGEAIRIAPTDARGWRNRGMIRLYQGDNKGGLADYDKALQYDPSDVFSWNNRGQARLRLGDKQGAIADFRKALELKPGLPVAREALQRLGAL; this comes from the coding sequence ATGCGTGTCGCACTCAGCTTTCCCGCGCTGCTCGCTGTCTTGCTTTCGACGGCGCCGCTGCCGGCTGCGGCCGAAGGCGGTCCGGTCTGGGACGCATGCGTCGGGCCCACCAGCACGCCGGAGGAGCGGGTCAAGGCCTGCTCGACCGTAATCGAGACCAGGAGCGAGAGCGGCCACCGGCTGGCGGGCGCCTATTGCAATCGCGGCCATGGTCTCACCGAGGAGCGCGAGCTCGACGCGGCGCTGTCGGATCTCGACGAGGCGGTCCGGCTCGCTCCCGACTATGCCTGCGCCTTCAACAATCGCGGCCGTGTCTACAGCTTCAAGCGCGACTATGATCGCGCCATCGCCGATTACGACCAGGCCATCAGGCTCGATCCCTCGCTGGCGCTGGCCTACAGCAACCGCGGCGAATCCCGCTACAACAAGGGTGATCTCGATGGCGCCTTTGCCGACTTCGACGCCGCGATCAAGCGCGATCCGAACTATGCCACGGCCTACACCAATCGCGCCCTGGTGTACTATCGCAGGCACGACATGGCGCATGCGCTCACCGACTACACCATGCGGATCAAGCTTGCGCCCAGCCTGCTCGCCTATATCGACCGCGGCAACGTCTATCGCGACAGCGAACAGCTCGACCACGCCGCTGCCGATTATGGCGAGGCGATCCGCATCGCGCCGACCGATGCGCGCGGCTGGCGCAATCGCGGCATGATCCGGCTCTACCAGGGCGACAACAAGGGCGGTCTTGCCGACTACGACAAGGCGCTGCAATACGATCCCTCCGACGTGTTCTCCTGGAACAATCGCGGCCAGGCCAGGCTTCGGCTCGGCGACAAGCAGGGCGCGATCGCCGACTTCAGGAAGGCGTTGGAATTGAAGCCCGGCCTGCCGGTCGCGCGCGAGGCGCTGCAGAGGCTCGGGGCGCTGTAG
- a CDS encoding SPW repeat protein — MSDFGFLNTHRTWEDWCGMVLGALIVVSPWFPIQDQPGLAGDSMVILNAVAVGLIVFGISQLEYVALQRWQEVATILLGLWLIASPYFLGYSAEGFLRIYHTSLGAVAVLLGVLLLWQDWDLTDQDLLKHGQ; from the coding sequence ATGTCGGACTTTGGTTTCTTGAATACTCATCGAACATGGGAAGACTGGTGCGGGATGGTGCTGGGCGCACTGATCGTCGTCTCGCCGTGGTTTCCCATCCAGGATCAGCCCGGGCTCGCCGGAGACTCAATGGTCATCCTGAACGCGGTCGCAGTCGGCCTGATCGTGTTTGGCATCAGTCAGCTCGAATATGTCGCGCTGCAACGCTGGCAGGAGGTGGCAACGATCCTGCTCGGATTGTGGCTCATCGCCTCGCCCTATTTCCTCGGCTATTCCGCTGAAGGGTTCCTGCGCATCTACCACACCAGCCTCGGCGCGGTTGCGGTGCTGCTCGGCGTGCTGCTGCTGTGGCAGGACTGGGATCTGACTGATCAGGACCTGCTCAAGCACGGGCAATAG
- a CDS encoding GNAT family N-acetyltransferase, whose product MSDVINNKAHHRYELEVEGHLATEHYKLDDDVITFEHTDVPKELGGKGVGSKLVQGALDQVRAAGLKLIPQCPFVKAWIEKHPEYQDLVKR is encoded by the coding sequence ATGAGCGACGTCATCAACAACAAGGCCCATCACCGCTATGAGCTCGAGGTGGAGGGCCATCTCGCGACGGAGCATTACAAGCTCGATGACGATGTCATCACCTTCGAGCATACGGACGTGCCGAAGGAGCTCGGCGGCAAGGGCGTCGGCTCAAAGTTGGTGCAAGGCGCGCTCGACCAGGTCCGCGCGGCCGGATTGAAGCTGATCCCGCAATGCCCGTTCGTGAAGGCGTGGATCGAGAAGCACCCGGAGTATCAGGACCTGGTGAAGCGATGA
- a CDS encoding DUF3828 domain-containing protein, with protein MLTRRTFVAASLLAGFAPAFAETPAPSDPVAILTAIYTRAAKGKGDGGAAFVIENKAAKSKYLSKSLVALWAKADAHTPKGDVGPVDFDPVTNSQEPDVKSFKVDAEKMEADKATVAVTITGHRNDRKPADQIVRYDFVREASSWKIDDIKGSSDGEAWSIRKMLTDSLKS; from the coding sequence ATGCTCACCCGTCGGACCTTCGTCGCCGCCTCTCTGCTTGCAGGATTCGCCCCGGCCTTCGCCGAAACCCCGGCTCCCAGCGATCCCGTCGCCATCCTGACCGCGATCTATACCCGCGCCGCCAAGGGCAAGGGCGACGGTGGCGCCGCCTTCGTCATCGAGAACAAGGCGGCGAAGTCAAAATACCTCTCCAAATCGCTGGTCGCGCTGTGGGCCAAGGCGGATGCGCACACGCCGAAGGGCGACGTCGGCCCGGTCGATTTCGATCCGGTTACCAATTCGCAGGAACCGGACGTGAAGTCGTTCAAGGTTGACGCTGAGAAGATGGAGGCCGACAAGGCGACGGTCGCGGTGACCATCACCGGCCACCGCAACGACCGGAAACCGGCCGACCAGATCGTGCGTTACGACTTCGTGCGTGAGGCCAGTAGCTGGAAGATCGACGACATCAAGGGCTCCTCCGACGGCGAAGCCTGGTCGATCCGCAAGATGCTGACGGACTCGCTGAAGAGCTGA
- a CDS encoding acyl-CoA synthetase — translation MQPLRMSRRVMNLAYMLTQNARRHGSRPGFVWGDRSWTWREIDVEVSALAAALAARGIAKGDRILVHSKNGGEMFFSMFAAFRLGAVWVPTNFRLMPDEVSYLAEASGAKAFLCHADFPEHAAAVKGGALEFTWSVDGKASFGETSVAEAIASRAGAVVENVAVEHDDPCWFFFTSGTTGRSKAAVLTHGQMGFVVTNHLADLTPGVTEADASLVVAPLSHGAGVHQLVQTARGVCTVLLPTERFDIDEAFRLIEKHRVANLFTVPTILKMMVEHPAVDKYDHSSLRHVIYAGAPMYREDQKTALRKLGKVIVQYFGLGEVTGNITVLPAALHDAEDSPQARIGTCGFERTAMQVSIQDDEGRELAANQSGEICVIGPAVLAGYYDNPEANAKAFRNGWFRTGDLGHMDEEGFIYITGRASDMYISGGSNIYPREIEEKILTHPAVGEVAVLGVPDATWGEVGVAVCVAREGAKPVSEAEMAAFLSPKVPRYKMPKRFFFWEALPKSGYGKVPKRMVRDELEARGLLDLDKTKAG, via the coding sequence ATGCAGCCCCTGCGCATGTCCCGCCGCGTCATGAATCTCGCTTACATGCTGACCCAGAATGCCCGGCGGCATGGATCGCGTCCCGGTTTCGTCTGGGGGGACAGATCCTGGACCTGGCGCGAGATCGATGTGGAGGTCTCCGCGCTGGCCGCAGCGCTCGCTGCGCGCGGCATTGCCAAGGGCGACCGCATCCTCGTCCATTCCAAGAACGGCGGCGAGATGTTCTTCTCGATGTTCGCCGCGTTCCGGCTCGGTGCCGTCTGGGTCCCCACCAATTTTCGCCTGATGCCGGACGAGGTCAGCTATCTCGCCGAGGCCTCCGGCGCGAAGGCATTTTTGTGCCATGCCGATTTTCCCGAGCATGCCGCTGCGGTGAAGGGGGGCGCGCTCGAATTCACCTGGAGCGTCGACGGGAAGGCGTCGTTCGGCGAGACGTCGGTTGCGGAGGCCATCGCGTCGCGAGCCGGAGCGGTCGTCGAGAACGTCGCGGTCGAGCACGACGATCCCTGCTGGTTCTTCTTCACCTCCGGCACCACCGGCCGTTCCAAGGCGGCGGTGCTGACCCACGGCCAGATGGGTTTTGTCGTCACCAATCATCTCGCCGATCTCACCCCTGGTGTCACCGAAGCAGATGCCTCGCTGGTGGTGGCGCCGCTGTCGCATGGCGCCGGCGTGCATCAGCTGGTGCAGACCGCGCGTGGCGTGTGCACCGTGCTGCTGCCGACCGAGAGGTTCGACATCGACGAGGCCTTCCGCCTGATCGAGAAGCATCGGGTCGCCAATCTCTTCACCGTGCCGACCATTTTGAAGATGATGGTCGAGCACCCCGCCGTCGACAAATACGATCATTCCTCGCTGCGCCACGTGATCTATGCCGGCGCGCCGATGTATCGCGAGGATCAGAAGACGGCGCTGAGGAAGCTCGGCAAGGTCATCGTGCAGTATTTTGGATTGGGCGAGGTCACCGGCAACATCACGGTTCTGCCGGCGGCACTGCACGACGCCGAGGACAGTCCGCAGGCCAGGATCGGCACTTGCGGATTTGAACGCACGGCCATGCAGGTCTCGATCCAGGACGACGAGGGCCGCGAGCTCGCAGCCAACCAGAGCGGCGAGATCTGCGTGATCGGGCCTGCGGTGCTCGCCGGCTACTACGACAACCCCGAGGCCAATGCGAAGGCGTTCCGCAACGGCTGGTTCCGCACCGGCGATCTCGGCCACATGGACGAGGAAGGCTTTATCTACATCACCGGCCGCGCCTCCGACATGTACATCTCCGGCGGATCCAACATCTATCCGCGCGAGATCGAGGAGAAGATCTTGACGCACCCCGCCGTTGGCGAGGTCGCCGTGCTCGGCGTGCCCGATGCGACCTGGGGCGAGGTCGGCGTCGCCGTCTGCGTTGCGCGCGAAGGCGCGAAGCCGGTGAGCGAAGCCGAGATGGCGGCGTTCCTGTCGCCGAAGGTGCCGCGCTACAAGATGCCGAAGCGCTTCTTCTTCTGGGAGGCGTTGCCGAAGTCCGGCTATGGGAAGGTGCCGAAGCGCATGGTGCGCGACGAACTCGAGGCGCGCGGGCTGCTCGATCTCGACAAGACGAAGGCGGGCTGA
- a CDS encoding DUF296 domain-containing protein: protein MRNIKQPGAPLPERIQWVEARGRAFSFTLQAGLPLLEAARRGFAAEGFAGGVLNFGRGALGPFAYVMPALSKTGENAAFYSDTFRPGGVTRTRLGSMTLGSRDGAPFFHCHGLWTEADGKASGGHMMPDETIVAEPFEVEAFGLDGAAFTAEVDPETNFRLFGPLASASTGAGTSRAFALRLRPNQDFAGCLEGFCRAHGIARAKIHGGVGSTIGARFTLGGVTEPFATELAVTAGTIAPGASGALEAALDIALIDYTGGIAEGRLIRGDNPVLMTMELVLEVLG, encoded by the coding sequence ATGCGGAATATCAAGCAGCCGGGTGCGCCACTTCCCGAACGTATCCAGTGGGTGGAGGCGAGGGGGCGCGCCTTTTCGTTTACGCTTCAAGCCGGCCTGCCGTTGCTGGAAGCCGCGCGCCGCGGCTTTGCCGCGGAGGGATTTGCCGGTGGCGTGCTGAATTTCGGCCGCGGCGCGCTCGGCCCGTTCGCCTATGTCATGCCGGCGCTGTCGAAGACCGGCGAGAACGCAGCGTTCTACAGCGATACGTTTCGGCCCGGCGGCGTGACGCGCACCAGGCTCGGCAGCATGACGCTCGGCTCGCGCGACGGCGCGCCGTTCTTCCATTGCCACGGGCTGTGGACCGAGGCGGACGGCAAGGCAAGCGGCGGCCACATGATGCCGGACGAGACCATTGTCGCCGAGCCGTTCGAGGTCGAGGCGTTCGGCCTCGATGGCGCAGCGTTCACGGCCGAGGTCGATCCGGAGACCAACTTTAGGCTGTTCGGACCTTTGGCCTCCGCGAGCACCGGCGCGGGCACGAGCCGCGCCTTCGCCTTGCGGCTGCGGCCCAACCAGGATTTTGCCGGCTGCCTCGAAGGCTTCTGCCGCGCGCACGGCATCGCCCGCGCGAAGATTCATGGCGGCGTCGGCTCCACCATCGGCGCGCGCTTCACCCTTGGCGGCGTGACCGAACCGTTCGCGACGGAGCTGGCGGTGACGGCGGGTACGATTGCGCCGGGCGCGTCGGGCGCACTCGAAGCGGCGCTCGACATTGCCCTGATCGACTACACCGGCGGCATCGCGGAGGGCCGCTTGATCCGTGGCGACAATCCCGTGCTGATGACCATGGAGCTGGTGCTCGAGGTTCTGGGCTAA